From a region of the Pontixanthobacter gangjinensis genome:
- a CDS encoding NlpC/P60 family protein, whose amino-acid sequence MSYVANKFAKAAVSLVGTPFRLHGRDPHSGLDCVGLINESLKIAGLPRPQLPKYALRNSDYSFVLKTACLAGFKPAKNGIFLGDLVVVKPGPAQLHFLVAQARGGFVHAHASLREIVTMPGPVTWPIWAILRLEEKG is encoded by the coding sequence ATGAGTTATGTTGCGAACAAATTCGCCAAAGCTGCGGTCTCGTTGGTCGGCACACCCTTCAGATTGCATGGTCGAGACCCGCATTCGGGCCTCGACTGTGTGGGATTAATAAACGAATCGCTCAAGATCGCCGGGCTGCCTAGACCACAGCTACCCAAATATGCGCTGCGCAATTCAGACTACTCATTTGTTCTGAAAACAGCTTGTCTTGCCGGGTTTAAGCCAGCCAAGAATGGCATCTTTCTTGGCGACTTGGTGGTGGTTAAGCCTGGTCCCGCACAGCTCCATTTCCTCGTTGCACAGGCTCGCGGTGGATTCGTGCACGCCCATGCCAGTTTGCGCGAGATTGTGACCATGCCTGGACCGGTCACATGGCCGATATGGGCGATTCTGAGATTAGAAGAGAAAGGCTGA
- a CDS encoding GTA baseplate fiber-binding domain-containing protein, producing MATLVLGALGTMFGGPLGGAIGALAGRQIDGAIIGNGSREGPRLKELAITTSTYGTPIGKHYGRMRTSGSIIWATDLQENRESSSGGKGKPKTTEYSYSSSFAVAIASRPIGGIGRIWADGNLLRGAAGDLKTPGSLRVYEGYGDQSQDPLLMSALGASCPAYRHCAYVVFEDLQLEDFGNRIPALTFEVIADEGTLALSDIVDPLVSGARSTRKLKDVSGISYEGGSLLGTLGVIDYLYPLTSDSSGDEFNLSEASAHGLTPIILPPPASAWEENDFGGAEGSTRERQIGSNSRPNAIRYYDTGRDYQIGIQRPEGRSNSSGNEVLEFPGALGADSARFLVNQASARAKWTPDRLRWRIAELDASLIPGAIVRAPGIDGLWVLSGWEWRERGIELDLQRKLPVQLTAASEGSGDPGLPALPPDLISSPTQIRAFELPWHGIGNPDEPHVYAAVSGSNPNWTGAALYSDNSGQLVPIGSSGRGQSVIGHLLTSLPASPAILFNQQASCNIQTQHDGMLLNSVSKAELAQGKNRLLVGTEILQFKEAVQLSETDWRLTGLLRGRAGSEAAALAGHSEGKPVVLLDDNLVRITAEQLPEDHGILLAAIGRGDDDAVLTPINSRGISSQPLSPVHPRISLLENGDLRLSWIRRSRGAWAWHDYVEVPLNEEKELYRVGIGARDNPVAYWLTAVPEIELTQSDINGYSGNAVWVQQIGRISQSSPLLLGLLP from the coding sequence ATGGCAACTTTGGTTCTAGGCGCACTTGGAACGATGTTTGGCGGGCCATTGGGCGGTGCAATTGGCGCCTTGGCCGGCCGCCAGATCGATGGCGCAATAATTGGTAATGGATCGCGCGAAGGCCCGCGTTTGAAAGAATTGGCCATCACTACTTCAACATATGGGACACCGATCGGCAAGCATTACGGCCGGATGCGCACCTCTGGATCGATCATCTGGGCAACCGACTTACAAGAAAATCGGGAGTCTAGCAGCGGCGGTAAAGGCAAGCCGAAAACCACCGAGTACAGCTATTCCTCTTCCTTCGCAGTCGCCATTGCCAGCCGCCCCATTGGCGGAATTGGCAGGATATGGGCCGATGGTAATTTGCTCCGCGGTGCAGCAGGTGACCTCAAGACCCCCGGTTCGCTTCGGGTCTACGAAGGATACGGAGACCAAAGCCAAGACCCTCTTCTGATGTCTGCACTCGGGGCGAGCTGCCCTGCATATCGCCACTGCGCTTATGTTGTGTTCGAGGATTTGCAGCTTGAAGATTTTGGAAACCGGATCCCTGCTTTAACCTTCGAAGTAATTGCCGACGAAGGCACTCTTGCGCTCTCGGATATTGTAGATCCGCTCGTGTCCGGCGCCCGCAGCACACGCAAGTTGAAAGACGTCTCGGGCATTAGCTACGAGGGAGGTAGCTTGCTTGGTACACTCGGCGTCATCGATTATTTGTATCCTTTAACGAGTGATTCTAGCGGCGACGAATTTAACCTGAGCGAAGCAAGCGCGCACGGCTTAACTCCAATTATACTTCCGCCGCCGGCCTCCGCTTGGGAGGAAAATGATTTTGGCGGTGCTGAAGGCTCAACGCGTGAACGCCAGATTGGAAGTAACAGCCGGCCGAACGCGATCAGGTACTATGACACAGGCCGCGATTATCAGATCGGCATTCAAAGGCCGGAAGGGCGTTCAAATTCATCAGGCAATGAAGTTTTGGAATTCCCCGGCGCGCTAGGAGCGGACTCGGCTCGTTTCTTGGTCAACCAAGCTTCAGCCAGAGCAAAATGGACGCCAGACCGGTTGCGCTGGCGCATTGCGGAATTAGACGCGTCTCTGATTCCTGGCGCGATTGTGCGAGCTCCTGGTATCGACGGCCTTTGGGTATTGTCAGGGTGGGAGTGGCGGGAACGAGGCATTGAGTTGGACTTGCAGCGCAAATTGCCTGTTCAGCTAACCGCGGCTTCGGAGGGTTCCGGAGACCCTGGCCTTCCAGCGTTGCCGCCAGACCTTATTTCGTCGCCAACACAAATCCGTGCGTTTGAATTGCCCTGGCATGGAATTGGTAATCCGGACGAGCCCCATGTTTATGCGGCAGTGAGTGGAAGCAATCCGAATTGGACCGGAGCCGCCTTATATTCCGATAATTCCGGTCAACTCGTGCCAATTGGGTCAAGCGGCAGGGGCCAGTCGGTCATCGGCCATTTGCTGACTAGCCTGCCTGCCTCACCCGCCATCCTCTTCAATCAGCAGGCCTCCTGCAATATCCAAACGCAGCACGACGGAATGCTTCTCAATTCTGTTTCGAAGGCGGAATTGGCGCAAGGCAAGAACCGGCTTTTGGTCGGCACGGAGATACTGCAATTCAAAGAAGCGGTGCAATTGTCAGAAACCGACTGGCGGTTGACCGGTTTGCTCAGGGGTCGGGCAGGCTCGGAGGCTGCGGCACTGGCCGGCCACAGCGAGGGCAAGCCCGTAGTTCTGCTGGACGACAATCTTGTACGGATCACTGCGGAACAATTACCTGAGGACCACGGCATATTACTCGCAGCGATAGGGAGAGGAGATGACGATGCCGTTCTCACACCGATCAATAGCCGCGGCATTAGTAGCCAGCCGCTCAGCCCCGTCCATCCGAGAATATCTCTGCTTGAAAATGGCGATCTCCGGCTATCTTGGATTCGCCGCTCCCGCGGAGCTTGGGCATGGCACGATTATGTTGAGGTGCCTCTGAACGAAGAAAAAGAATTATACAGAGTTGGAATTGGCGCTCGTGATAATCCGGTCGCCTATTGGCTTACTGCTGTTCCCGAAATTGAATTAACTCAGTCCGATATAAACGGATATTCTGGAAACGCGGTGTGGGTCCAGCAAATTGGCCGAATCAGCCAGTCATCACCGTTACTGCTCGGATTGTTGCCTTGA
- a CDS encoding phage major tail protein, TP901-1 family yields MTAQKGSAFLLKIGDGNASEGQPVTYQTVAGLRTTQMSINGDPVIVTHKESGGWRDLLSGAGTRSVSVSASGIFLGSTAEALIRGHALAGTVDDYELSFEDGEKLLGRFLVQRLDYSGDFNGERNYTLQLESSGAVLPA; encoded by the coding sequence ATGACAGCTCAAAAAGGATCTGCCTTCTTGCTTAAAATAGGCGACGGAAATGCCAGCGAGGGACAACCCGTAACTTATCAAACCGTCGCCGGTCTTCGCACCACCCAAATGTCGATCAATGGCGACCCAGTGATTGTCACGCACAAGGAATCGGGCGGCTGGCGCGATCTGTTGTCGGGCGCCGGAACACGGTCTGTCTCGGTCAGCGCAAGCGGCATATTTCTGGGCAGCACTGCAGAGGCGCTAATCCGCGGCCACGCATTGGCCGGAACTGTCGATGATTACGAACTGTCTTTCGAAGACGGCGAAAAATTGCTCGGACGGTTTCTGGTTCAGCGGCTCGATTACTCCGGCGATTTCAATGGCGAGCGCAATTACACACTCCAGCTTGAAAGCTCCGGCGCGGTGCTCCCTGCATGA
- a CDS encoding tail tape measure protein, with translation MDDSIDQLLIEVRASTSGFAADIGEMRRSVDTDLISGFGKAGDVLEHSLLSAIRKGSLGFDDLKRAASQALDQIASQAMQLGLDQIFGGGGAGSTGGIGGIFGGIVGSIFGLPGRATGGPVSPGRGYLVGERGPEMFVPTSSGRVETLDGGGKSRDVRVAIQLSQPRGTSSPTALQRSSRQVASAVRRALSV, from the coding sequence ATGGATGATTCTATCGATCAATTGCTGATCGAGGTGCGCGCAAGCACCAGCGGTTTTGCAGCAGATATTGGCGAAATGCGGCGAAGCGTGGATACCGACCTGATCAGCGGTTTTGGCAAAGCCGGCGATGTGCTCGAGCACAGCTTGCTCTCTGCCATTCGTAAGGGAAGCCTCGGTTTCGACGATCTGAAACGCGCCGCGTCACAGGCCCTGGATCAAATTGCATCGCAGGCAATGCAGCTTGGCCTTGACCAGATCTTTGGCGGGGGAGGTGCTGGTTCCACCGGCGGAATAGGCGGCATATTTGGCGGAATTGTAGGTTCGATCTTCGGCCTGCCGGGCCGTGCAACGGGCGGGCCCGTTTCACCGGGACGAGGCTATCTAGTAGGCGAGCGAGGGCCGGAGATGTTTGTTCCAACCAGTTCCGGACGCGTCGAGACACTCGATGGCGGCGGAAAGTCGCGCGATGTCCGCGTCGCCATCCAACTCTCCCAGCCACGCGGCACCAGTTCACCGACAGCCTTGCAGCGCTCGTCACGCCAAGTCGCCAGCGCCGTTCGCCGCGCACTTTCGGTTTAA
- a CDS encoding phage tail assembly chaperone, with product MNQCFGESAIRLAGLAAQVLGWRPGDFWNATPADLVLSLNASDTETDTLTRTELNSLLEGEQHG from the coding sequence ATGAACCAGTGTTTCGGTGAGAGCGCTATCCGTCTCGCCGGTCTCGCCGCGCAAGTTTTAGGCTGGCGGCCTGGCGACTTCTGGAATGCCACCCCTGCAGATCTCGTCTTGTCGCTGAACGCGTCAGACACAGAGACTGACACCCTCACCCGAACCGAGCTCAACAGCCTTTTGGAGGGCGAACAACATGGATGA
- a CDS encoding gene transfer agent family protein, which translates to MSGAANPHRGEASILVNGSQYLLRPSFTALVAAEEELGSLFALVERAGEGRLKLSEMSALFWHCLEQQNSISRDQIGEAVLESGLAKCAAPLRAILIQILQGAG; encoded by the coding sequence ATGAGCGGCGCGGCCAATCCCCACCGCGGAGAAGCCTCGATTTTGGTGAACGGGTCGCAGTATTTGCTGCGCCCTAGCTTTACGGCGCTGGTTGCAGCGGAAGAGGAGCTGGGCTCACTGTTTGCTTTGGTAGAACGCGCAGGCGAAGGTCGGTTGAAGCTGTCAGAGATGAGCGCCTTGTTTTGGCACTGCCTTGAGCAACAGAACAGCATATCTCGGGATCAGATCGGCGAAGCGGTCTTGGAAAGCGGCCTTGCGAAATGTGCGGCGCCGCTTCGCGCAATCCTGATCCAGATATTGCAGGGTGCCGGATGA
- a CDS encoding DUF2163 domain-containing protein has translation MSPVFFRTELEGVATFWRIMRNDGVSLGFTSHNRDLRFDGVLHRAAPGMLPSAIYKSADLSPDSAEVQGVLTHSAIRSADLAEGRYDSASIQIGAVNWETLDRATLYHGTLGPVKEESGGFVAELHSAKAALNIDYVPRTSPTCRAQFCGAGCTLSASKYMIEAIVSSVDIERNAVSFAAIDQALFVGGELRWFNGMQCGLRTQIIDLTVEGLILDRPLAVDIAPGNRARLLEGCNHTLATCGDRFSNAINFQGEPHLPGNDLLARYPLPQ, from the coding sequence ATGAGCCCGGTATTCTTTCGCACCGAGCTGGAAGGTGTCGCAACATTCTGGCGAATTATGCGTAACGACGGCGTCTCTCTGGGCTTTACCAGCCATAATCGTGATTTGCGATTTGATGGCGTGCTTCACCGTGCTGCTCCCGGAATGCTGCCAAGCGCGATCTACAAATCAGCGGATCTGTCACCCGATAGCGCCGAGGTTCAAGGAGTGCTGACCCATTCGGCCATCCGCTCGGCAGATTTGGCCGAAGGGCGTTATGATTCTGCCAGCATCCAGATCGGCGCTGTGAATTGGGAAACGCTCGACCGCGCGACTCTATATCACGGTACGTTAGGACCGGTGAAAGAAGAAAGCGGTGGGTTCGTCGCGGAGCTTCATTCCGCCAAGGCGGCGCTCAATATAGATTATGTCCCGCGAACCAGCCCAACTTGCCGGGCACAGTTTTGCGGAGCCGGATGTACGCTTTCTGCTTCGAAATACATGATCGAAGCAATCGTTAGTTCGGTCGATATTGAACGCAATGCCGTAAGTTTCGCTGCTATCGATCAAGCTCTTTTTGTCGGTGGTGAGCTGCGCTGGTTTAATGGGATGCAGTGCGGTTTACGAACGCAGATCATTGATTTGACGGTCGAGGGCTTGATCCTCGACCGTCCGCTCGCAGTCGATATAGCCCCGGGAAATCGAGCCCGGTTACTAGAAGGCTGCAACCACACGCTGGCGACATGCGGTGACCGTTTCAGCAACGCAATCAATTTTCAGGGTGAACCTCATCTGCCCGGCAATGATCTGCTTGCCCGGTATCCTTTGCCGCAATGA
- a CDS encoding phage major capsid protein, which yields MENTAPKTTPDQLDASFDIVARQDKTEKDVTTLRSDVDEVKARLDKVAKAAARPAISGAADASPEVKGFVDGYLRRGRETEIKSISGQVPSDGGYAVPREVDAMIARELTEISPIRALAQVVQTGSAGYRKLVSTGGTASGWVSETAARPETDTPQFAEIAPPTGELYANPAASQAMLDDAGFDLENWLASEIAMEFARAEGAAFVSGTGSDQPMGFLSAPVSVAEDSVRAFGALQYVGSGDAAGFGASPESRLIDLVHTMKAGHRQGASFVMNSSTLADVRKLKTADGAFLWQPGLVEGQPDRLLGYPVVEAEDMPDVAAGAFPIAFGNFRHGYLIAERSATQILRDPFTNKPFVHFYATKRVGGQVLDSAAIKLLKIEE from the coding sequence ATGGAAAATACTGCCCCCAAAACTACCCCTGACCAACTTGACGCCAGCTTCGATATTGTGGCGCGTCAGGACAAAACCGAAAAGGATGTAACCACGCTGCGAAGCGATGTTGATGAAGTGAAGGCCCGCCTCGACAAAGTAGCTAAAGCCGCCGCCCGCCCCGCCATTTCCGGAGCGGCTGATGCAAGTCCCGAGGTAAAAGGCTTTGTCGATGGCTATTTGCGCCGTGGCCGCGAGACCGAGATCAAATCAATCAGCGGGCAAGTGCCATCGGATGGCGGCTATGCCGTACCGCGTGAAGTGGACGCAATGATCGCCCGCGAACTGACCGAGATCAGCCCGATCCGAGCATTGGCCCAAGTGGTGCAAACTGGCAGCGCTGGCTATCGCAAGCTTGTCTCGACCGGTGGAACCGCCAGCGGCTGGGTCAGCGAAACGGCTGCACGGCCAGAAACCGATACACCGCAATTTGCTGAAATCGCCCCACCAACGGGAGAGCTTTATGCCAACCCAGCGGCAAGTCAGGCAATGCTTGATGATGCCGGTTTCGATCTGGAAAACTGGCTGGCCAGCGAGATAGCAATGGAATTCGCCCGCGCTGAAGGGGCCGCCTTTGTGAGCGGCACCGGCAGCGATCAGCCGATGGGCTTCCTATCCGCACCTGTTTCCGTTGCAGAAGATAGCGTTCGCGCATTCGGCGCGTTGCAATATGTCGGTTCGGGCGATGCCGCCGGTTTCGGCGCCTCGCCCGAAAGCCGCCTGATCGATCTGGTTCACACAATGAAGGCAGGGCACCGTCAGGGCGCGAGCTTCGTGATGAATTCGTCGACTCTGGCAGATGTCCGCAAGCTCAAAACCGCCGATGGCGCGTTTCTGTGGCAACCCGGTCTGGTCGAAGGCCAGCCCGATCGCCTGCTCGGATATCCGGTGGTTGAGGCCGAAGACATGCCCGATGTCGCAGCGGGCGCATTTCCGATCGCATTTGGCAATTTCCGTCACGGCTATCTGATTGCAGAGCGCAGCGCGACACAGATACTGCGCGATCCGTTCACCAACAAACCGTTCGTGCATTTCTACGCGACCAAGCGTGTTGGCGGCCAAGTGCTCGACAGTGCGGCGATCAAACTCCTCAAAATCGAGGAGTAA
- a CDS encoding DUF2460 domain-containing protein yields the protein MAFWLARGRRGQDSDFIQRFDPRFWTVNFPRPMMASVITQGADKLTVDCEFHHEGELCGLIWESEDTHDHPLLAYSTDRDYSRTTLRFHWRSNGLIPLDQPNGPTLTIEGRDATGEPRSWYIRLWNYAVGTPDNADIVLPFSKLEGGYGLPGEAIYPADIDRIFISLVPPGYVADSTAPLPELASASLKLTEIACDGHRPMLEIGDVMVPPHGEQIATAYDDSYNLTPERLLRNIRGLGYRGRILHYLGMSHFFRLEPGEGRLIVAGDGTISRPAFRWHISFFTICLEQGLQPICSLSYEVLAEHCPQSWQQIAHDGEAGRTGWDPPSALLSPANGEAMGWLQSVAAIFTALMQNSGLPVLFQIGEPWWWITADHKPCMYDAAAIAEFGGSPPIIASMRGNLDPAQTALLDQAGAILAESTADLAQAVRGAANGPAEILLLAFTPTILDPEMPELKRANVPLGWARPAFDRLQLEDYDWLTSGADAQRRAAYAEFDARLGYPVEEQDYLSGFVLDPADAEDFWTRIDAGLDEAAQRGIEQRFVWALPQITRDGYTRLATSEENPVKAFDDVLYPLALGRDTGVSPEFSTSVAVTASGHERRNSLWSDARLHFDVGPGIRSEQELGTLIQFFRARRGAARGFRLTDPFDFSSNLMTGQPSPSDQLLGIGDGNAASFALIKSYGAGDEPQIRPISRVRVETLLVSVDGVPVDEWTYQTGGTVEFTQAPPQGAEIRAGFLFDVPVRFAEDRLDVSGANFAAGEAPSVPLVEIREAS from the coding sequence ATGGCATTTTGGCTTGCCCGTGGAAGACGGGGACAAGATAGCGACTTCATCCAGCGGTTCGACCCGCGATTCTGGACCGTCAATTTCCCGCGTCCGATGATGGCTTCGGTCATAACGCAGGGGGCCGACAAGCTGACAGTTGATTGCGAGTTTCACCATGAGGGTGAACTTTGCGGATTGATTTGGGAAAGCGAAGACACGCACGATCACCCTCTGCTGGCTTACTCTACAGATAGGGATTATTCACGAACCACCCTAAGGTTTCATTGGCGATCGAACGGATTAATTCCGCTCGACCAACCAAACGGTCCAACGCTGACTATTGAAGGCCGCGATGCAACTGGCGAACCGCGCAGTTGGTACATCCGCTTGTGGAATTACGCCGTGGGTACGCCAGACAATGCCGATATTGTCCTGCCATTTTCCAAGCTTGAGGGCGGTTACGGACTACCCGGCGAGGCTATCTACCCGGCCGATATTGACCGGATATTTATCTCTTTGGTTCCGCCCGGCTACGTCGCCGATAGCACTGCGCCGTTGCCAGAATTGGCAAGCGCATCACTCAAGCTCACCGAAATCGCCTGCGACGGACACCGTCCGATGCTGGAAATTGGTGATGTGATGGTCCCGCCACATGGCGAACAGATCGCCACCGCCTATGACGATTCGTACAATCTGACGCCCGAGCGGCTACTCCGCAATATCCGCGGGCTTGGCTACCGTGGGCGGATTCTTCACTATTTAGGAATGAGCCACTTCTTCAGGCTTGAGCCCGGCGAAGGACGGCTGATTGTCGCTGGTGACGGGACGATAAGCCGACCTGCATTCCGGTGGCACATCTCTTTCTTCACCATATGCTTAGAGCAAGGTCTCCAGCCGATTTGCTCATTATCCTACGAGGTCCTTGCTGAGCATTGTCCGCAAAGCTGGCAGCAAATTGCGCATGATGGCGAGGCTGGCCGAACAGGTTGGGATCCACCTTCCGCTTTACTATCACCCGCAAACGGCGAAGCGATGGGCTGGCTGCAATCGGTTGCCGCGATATTTACGGCACTGATGCAAAATTCCGGACTCCCGGTGCTGTTCCAGATCGGAGAACCGTGGTGGTGGATCACCGCAGACCATAAGCCGTGCATGTACGATGCCGCTGCGATTGCTGAATTTGGCGGCAGTCCGCCGATTATCGCGTCAATGCGGGGCAACCTTGACCCGGCCCAGACAGCTCTGCTCGATCAAGCTGGGGCAATTTTGGCCGAATCGACCGCCGATCTTGCGCAAGCGGTTCGCGGCGCTGCAAATGGACCAGCCGAAATTCTACTGCTCGCGTTCACCCCGACCATTCTCGATCCGGAAATGCCCGAGCTTAAACGAGCCAATGTCCCGTTAGGCTGGGCGAGGCCCGCTTTCGACCGGCTGCAGTTGGAAGATTATGACTGGCTAACATCAGGCGCGGATGCACAGCGGCGGGCCGCCTATGCCGAATTCGATGCGCGATTGGGGTATCCGGTTGAAGAGCAAGACTATTTGTCGGGCTTCGTGCTCGACCCAGCTGATGCCGAGGATTTTTGGACACGCATAGACGCAGGTCTTGATGAAGCCGCCCAGCGCGGCATTGAACAGCGCTTTGTTTGGGCGCTGCCGCAAATCACCCGCGATGGCTACACCCGCCTCGCCACATCCGAGGAAAATCCCGTGAAAGCTTTTGATGATGTGCTTTATCCGCTCGCTCTGGGCCGTGACACCGGGGTTAGTCCAGAATTCTCGACTTCAGTTGCGGTAACTGCTTCGGGCCATGAACGGCGCAATTCCTTGTGGTCCGATGCCCGATTGCATTTCGATGTCGGTCCCGGAATCCGTTCCGAGCAAGAACTCGGCACGCTGATCCAGTTTTTCCGTGCAAGGCGGGGCGCAGCACGCGGGTTTCGCTTAACCGATCCGTTCGATTTCAGCTCTAATCTTATGACCGGCCAACCTTCGCCATCAGACCAGTTGCTGGGCATTGGCGATGGCAATGCTGCGAGTTTTGCCCTGATCAAGTCATATGGTGCCGGAGATGAGCCCCAAATTCGGCCAATCAGCAGAGTGCGAGTGGAAACACTGCTGGTAAGCGTGGACGGCGTTCCAGTGGACGAGTGGACATACCAGACTGGTGGCACAGTCGAGTTCACTCAGGCCCCGCCGCAAGGTGCCGAAATTCGTGCTGGTTTCTTGTTCGATGTTCCTGTTCGCTTCGCAGAAGACCGGCTCGATGTGAGCGGTGCAAATTTCGCAGCCGGCGAGGCACCATCTGTGCCGCTGGTCGAAATTCGCGAGGCGTCATGA
- a CDS encoding DUF3168 domain-containing protein, whose translation METLLRAALLDWLRSDLTLADLLNAVEEESPVRATPPWLGIATSASIDWSAKNRIGREVRIALELQTRGDDAVGDGALVAAIEKRMTAFPRNQSGFDMITVQFLRARAERRPQNLLTILLEYRFRILETSPE comes from the coding sequence ATGGAAACCCTGCTACGCGCTGCGCTTCTCGATTGGTTGCGCTCGGACCTCACTCTCGCCGATCTGCTCAACGCAGTCGAAGAGGAAAGTCCGGTGCGCGCCACCCCGCCCTGGCTTGGCATTGCCACGAGCGCATCGATTGACTGGAGCGCAAAGAACCGGATCGGACGGGAGGTCCGGATTGCACTCGAATTGCAAACTCGCGGCGACGATGCCGTAGGCGATGGCGCCCTTGTCGCCGCGATTGAGAAGCGCATGACCGCCTTCCCGCGCAATCAATCGGGCTTCGACATGATCACTGTCCAATTCCTGCGTGCCCGCGCCGAGCGGCGTCCGCAAAATTTACTAACTATCCTGCTGGAATATCGCTTCCGCATCCTTGAAACATCACCGGAGTAA
- a CDS encoding head-tail connector protein, with amino-acid sequence MKRAILAPAELGGAALDELKQWLAITTPNDDPTLISLLEASLELCEAFTGTAPIAATYEEIWPASREWQTLSTRPILAITGVEGIPAEGPRFALAPDAYEMDLGADGTGMVRIIRQGAAGRIAVRFTAGLAPGWGSLPAGLRHGTIRLAAQHFRERDSGFAAMPPAAVTALWRPWRRLRLT; translated from the coding sequence ATGAAACGAGCCATTCTCGCCCCTGCCGAACTTGGCGGGGCCGCCCTAGACGAGCTGAAACAATGGCTCGCCATAACCACACCAAACGACGATCCGACATTGATCAGTTTGCTCGAAGCCAGCCTGGAATTGTGCGAGGCTTTTACCGGTACCGCTCCAATTGCTGCAACCTATGAAGAAATCTGGCCGGCTTCGCGTGAATGGCAAACGCTTTCCACGCGCCCCATTCTAGCCATCACCGGAGTGGAAGGCATTCCGGCAGAAGGGCCGCGCTTTGCCCTCGCGCCGGACGCCTATGAAATGGATCTGGGTGCAGACGGCACAGGCATGGTACGAATTATTCGCCAAGGTGCCGCTGGCCGGATTGCGGTCCGGTTCACCGCCGGACTCGCGCCGGGCTGGGGCTCGCTGCCGGCAGGTTTGAGGCATGGCACCATCCGTCTGGCCGCGCAGCATTTCCGCGAGCGAGATTCTGGGTTTGCCGCAATGCCGCCCGCCGCTGTCACAGCGTTGTGGCGTCCATGGCGCAGGCTGCGGCTTACATGA
- a CDS encoding DUF2793 domain-containing protein, with protein sequence MPDPVQFTSSTPRFSLPFLFAGQAQKEFLVNEAHALTDFLLHPAVEATELSPPSDPQSGQAWIIAESATGDWAGRATQIAAYQVDGWLYILPQIGMQIFDKASKQFAVFDGQWQKPSPPKEALGGQTVDAELREAFVGLVESLKIAGIYSAIE encoded by the coding sequence ATGCCAGACCCCGTTCAGTTCACCAGCTCCACACCACGTTTTAGCTTGCCATTTCTCTTTGCCGGGCAGGCGCAAAAAGAATTTCTCGTCAACGAGGCCCATGCCCTGACGGACTTTTTGCTTCACCCTGCTGTTGAAGCCACCGAGCTTTCTCCACCCTCGGACCCGCAGAGCGGTCAGGCTTGGATCATTGCCGAATCCGCTACGGGAGATTGGGCTGGAAGAGCCACCCAAATTGCCGCCTATCAAGTCGACGGCTGGCTATACATCCTGCCCCAGATAGGTATGCAGATCTTTGATAAGGCATCGAAGCAATTCGCGGTTTTCGACGGTCAATGGCAAAAACCCAGCCCTCCAAAAGAAGCTTTGGGTGGCCAAACGGTCGATGCGGAGCTAAGAGAAGCTTTCGTAGGTCTAGTTGAAAGCCTTAAGATCGCAGGAATTTATTCGGCAATTGAGTAG